The DNA sequence TCGAGTGCCGCAGCGGCGCCGACCTCCCCCTTCTCCCGGAGCTGGCGGGCCAGAGCGGCGGCGCCTTTCCAGTCCGACGTCTCCAGCGCCAACCTCGCGCGAAGCTCCAGGGACGACGGCTCGTCCGCCTTTTCGAGCGCCCCGAGCGCCTTGGCCGCCTCGTCGGTCTTCTGCCGTGCGAGCCACATCATCGCGATCCGCCGGCGGATCCCGTCACGGCGCTCGGAGACATCCGGCTCGTCCGCGGCGACGGAGCGGAGCGCCGCCTGAAACGACTCGATCGCGCCGTCGAGATCCCCTTGCCGCGAGAGGATCTCGCCGAGAAACAGGCGGACGCCCACCTGATCCGGCAGGTCCCTGGCCAAGTCGCGCAGGAGACCGGCGGCCTCGGTCAACCGGCCAACGTCGCCGTACGCGGTCGCGAGTTGGAACAGCACCAGCCGGTTCTCCGGCGCGGCGGCGCGCACCTTTTCGAGCTCGGCGATCGCCTCCCGGCCACGGCCGAGGTGGAGCAGCGCCTCGCCCCTGAGCGCCCGCGCCGACGGACGCTCGGGCGGCGACTCGAGGACCTTCGAGCAGGCCGCCTCGACCGATTCCCATTCTCCCGCTTCCCTCGCGAGGTCCCCGAGCAGGGGTATCAGCTCCTCCACGCCCGGATTCGCGGCGATGAAGGACGCGAGACCACGCACCGCGTCGCCCTTCTTCCCGTCGCGGTCGAGGTACTGCGCCAGAAGCCTCGCGGCCGATGCATCGCCGGGCCGGCGGGACGCCAGGGCCCTCGCCGCCTCCGCCGCGCCCGCCGAGTCCCCGGCCATCAGCTTGAGCCGAGCCAGGATCGGAAACAGATCGTCCTCGGCGTCTTGCGACCGCGCGAGCACCTCGTACAGCCGGATCGCCTCGTTCCGGGACGCCGGGTCGGGATCCCCCGCGAGCGCTCGGCGCGCGGCGAGATCGGCGAGCACCCTGAGGGCGGCGGTCTCGCCGGGATCGATCTCGATCGCCTGGCGCGCGAGCCGCTCCGCCTCCGCGGCGCGCCCGAGCGCCAGCAGCAGCGAGGCCGCTTCCGCGCGCACGCCCGCCGACTGCGGCACCATTCCGGTCGCCGCGCGGATCTCGCCCAGCGCGTCCGACAGTCGGTTCCGGCCGGCCGCGAGCCGGGCCTTCATCAAGTGGTAGTAGGCATCGCCGCGCGACGCCGCCGCGTCGGCCGACGCCGTCGGGGGAACCGCCGTCTCCGCGCCGGCCGTCGCCGCCGCGAGAGCGAGGATCAGGACCGTGGAGATCACGAGAGCCCCGCTTCGATCGCGCCCGCCCGCGGCGCACGAGCGGTCAGGCGGCCTTCCTGAGCGGCTCCGCCGATTGCGCGGCGCGGAAATCCTCGAGCGCCCGTTTGAGCTGGTCCTCGTCCGCGTCCTCGGGCTTGCCGGCGGGCCGCAGCATCTTGTCCGGCGTCACGCCGTCGCCGTTCCATCCCCGTCCGCCGGCGGTCTCCCAGAGCAGGGCCGAAACGAGAAGGCCCGACCCGTCGGGCAGCTCGAACAGCTTGGGCTCCGCCCCGAGACCGTAGGTCGGCTCGCCGTAGACCGTCGCCTTCCTTCGGGAATGGAGGACCTCCGCGAGCGCCTCGGCTCCTCCCGCGGTCCCGCCGTTGACGAGAACGCCCAAGGCGCCGCTCCAGACGTTGCCGGAGCCACCCGCTTTCAGGGTCTCGACCGCGCGCCCACCGCGCTCCTTGAGGATCAGCAGATCTCCCGGCGCGAACAGCCCCGCCACGCCGAGGACGTCCCGCGGGCTTGCGTCCGCGACGTAACGGAGGTCGATGAGGAGCTTGTCGACGCCGCGCTCCCGCGCGCCCTTGAGATCGGCGGCCAAGGCTTCGGGCGATACCCTTCGCAGATCACTGACCGTCAACACGCCGATGCCGTCCCGGACCTCGAGCCTCTCGGGGCGGTCGGTGCGCAACGCCCGGCGGAGCGTGAGCTCCTCGCGCTTGAACGCGTCCCGCGTGTGCAGGATCGTGAGCCGGACCGATGACCCGGGCTCGCCGCGCAGCATCCTCAGGGACTGCTCCACCGAGAGGTCGCGAAGCGATCGGCCTTCGATCCGGCGGATCTGGTCGCCTCGACCGATTCCCGCGGTCTCGGCCGGAGAGCCCGGCACCACCGCGGCCACCTGGAGGGCGCCGTACGCCTTGACGACGGTCACCCCCGGATCGGCGGCGCCGAGGCCCTTCGCCTCTTTCCAGCGGACGACTTCCTCGGGAGAAAGGTAGGCCCCCTGTGCGTCGAGCCCCTCCAGCATCCCGTCGAGAGCTCCCTTGAGGAGGCCTTCAGGTGCCACCGCGTCGACGTAGTTGTCGAGGACCAGCGAAAAGACCTCCGAGAAGAGAACCACCTGCCGATAGGTCCCCTCCGCCGGCGCCACCCGCGCGAGGACCCCCCCGCCCAGCAGCATCAGGACGAGGAGCCCGGAGACCCCCAGCAGCGCCATGCGACCCTTGGACATCCGCGAGTCCTTCCCTTCCCCGCTCCCCCGTCGAACGGCCCAATCACAACCTACACTTAGCATCGGACCTTGGCAAGCCGGGGATCATCTGCGGCGGAGCCAAGCAAGCGGGTCCACCGGCTTGCCCTTGTTCCTCGTCTCGAAGTAGAGGTAGGCGCCCCGCAGCGAGCCCGTGTCCCCGACGCGTCCCAGGACCTGCCCGCGCGTCACGTCGTCTCCCGGCGCGACGAGCAGGATGGATGCGTGGGCGTAGACCGAGACGAAGTCGTTGCCATGGTCGACGATCGCCGTCAGGCCGTACCCGTGCAGCCAGGATGCGAAGACCACCCGGCCGTCGAAGACCGCACGGAAGCTCGCCCCCTCGGGAGAGTCGATGTCGAGACCCGGGTGCCGGACGACCGTGTGAAATCGCGGGTGGACCGAGTCGCCGTAGGCGGCGGATATCGGGCCATCCGCCGGCCAGTCGAGGAGGCCGAAGAACTTCCGCACGTCCAGCACCGGCCCATGCGCCTCGCCGCCGACCGCCTCGACGAGCTTGCCCAGCTCGCGGGCGGCGCGCTCCAGTTCCTCGATCGCCTCCTGGTGCTTCGCGCGGTCGGCCTGGATTCCCTCGAGGAGGCGCGCGCGATCCGCGCGGCTCTTCTCGAATTCCGCGGCGGCGCTCGTCGCCGCGGTCCGGACACGCTCGAGTCCTCGCTCTTCCTCGGCCATCGCCCCGGACTCCTCGCGGAGCCGCCGCCCGTCTTCGCGCCAGCCTTCGAGGAGCTTCGCGTCGCGCTGGCTCAGGAAGGACGCGTAGTGTAGCCCCTCCAGGTAGGCCTCCACGCTGCCTCCCCCGAGGAGCCGCCGCGCCTCGACGTCGGCGCCACGCTCGTAGATCTCGCGGACCCTCGCCGCAAGCGCCCTTCGACGCGACGACTGCGCCGCATCGAGGGCGGCGATCCGAGCCCTGCGCTCCGCGAGGCCCGCCCGCACCCCGTCGAGCTTCAGCGAAGCCCACTGGGCCTCGCGCGCGCGGAGGTTCAGGACGGCGCCGAGATGTGCCACCTCGCCGAGGAGTCCTTTCTCCCGCACTCCGAGGGTTCCCATCTCCGCGCGGAGACGGACGATCTCGTCCTGGAGCACGGCCAGGCGATCGACGCGCTCCTCGGCGGGGCGGGAAGGCGCGCCTCTCCCCAGGGCGGTCGCCGCGAGGAGCGCGGCCGCGAGGGCCCACGCGAGCCGTGGGCGCGGACGATCAGAAGAGAGCTCGGCCATCGACCTCGGGCGGAATCGGAACCCCCAAGGCCTTGAGGACGGTCGGCATGATGTCGACCATCCGCGGCGCGGGGGTGTTGATCTTCCGATTGCAGAAGAAAATGCCCCGGACGAGTTCGGGATCGTTGGAGCAGTGATCGCCCGACCACGCCTTCCGGTTGTCCTCGATGAGATCCGGGGGGACGCCGCCGAGGCTCGTCTGCCAGGAGACCCTGTAGTTCAGGTTGCTCCCGGCCCTCAGATCGGGAATCAGGTCCGGATTGAAGCCGGTGTACATCTCCTCGCGCGTCCAAACCCGCGTCACGGGATGCTGCCCCGTGGTCTCGTCGACCATCGTTTCGAGGCCGTGCTTGATGTCGCGGCGGACCTTCTCGTACTCCTCGCCGGGCATCACGATGCCGTCGCGCTCCCGGCCCGACAGGTTCACGTAGATGCTCCCGAGACCGAGCGCGTACGCCTTGGTGCGCGACCAGTCGACGCTGGCGAACAGGTCTCGGGTGTCGAACAGCTTCGCGAGATTCGTGGTTTCGTTCTGTCCCTTGAGCGTCATGAAGCCGTTTCGTACGAGCCAGGTGTTGTAGTTGACCCCCCGCCGGAACGACGAGAACCCGTGGTCCGAGCAGACGATGAACAGCGCGTCCTTCCCCGCCAGCTCCCGCGCCTTACCGATCATCTCGTCCATCCTCCGGTACGCCTTCAGCACCTCGGGCTCGTACCTCGCGGCCTTCTTCGGGTCGTAAAGTGGATGCCCGGGGTCGAGGAACTGCCAGAAGAGGTGCCCGATTCGATCGGTGAAGTAGAAGATCTGGACGTAGAGATCGTCCCTGTGGTCTCCGAGTAGCCCCTTCAGGATCTCCTCGTCCTTGTCCACGGTGAAGTACATGTCCTCGAGGAACAGGCTCTCGTCGCCGATCCCGGAGGGGAGCGACCAAGTGTCCTCGGGCCAGCCGATGGTCTTGTAAAGGCCGAAACGCTTGAAGAGGTCCTCCGAATAGGAAGGTGGCCAAGAGAACGCCACGGGATGGCAGCACGGATGGAAGTTGACCGGGGAAAGGTAGAGCTCCACGTCGGGATCGAGCCTGAGGAGCTTGAATCGTCCGATCCCCCTGAGTGGGGCCGCGGCGTCGATGACCCAGTTGACCGGAAAGTCGAACGTGAACCAGTCGCTCCAGTCCCCGACCCTAAGCGTCTTCGTTTGACCCGCCACGGTGATCGCGCACGCGCCGTCCGTCACGTCCAGGACCATCGGCAGGTCGATCCGGCGGCGCACGCCGGCGTCGTCGAGATCCTGGCGCACGCGTCGCCGCGCTTCCGCCCGCTCGACGGGTCCGGTACCCGCGGTCTTCCGGTCCACGACGTAGTCATAGAAAGGCTTGTTGAACGGGCCGATGAGGCTGGTCTCGATCCTGCCACGCCGCCCCGGGAGCCGGATCAACTCGAGGCTGAACTCGTTGTCGCCGGGGCGGAACTCCGGATTCGACGTGTAGAAAGACGGGGTGCCGACCCGTCCGCGCATGTCGGGCACCCCCAGACCAGAGAGCATGTGCCCGTGCCCGACCTTCTCCGCGGGGAACGTCGCGGGGACCCGGATGACCTGCACCTTGAGCCCCGCCTCGGAGGCGAGCTCCCACATCGTGCGCCCCTTGCGGTTGTTCACGGCGGTGGGCATCTCCGCGGGCAGGAACCGCTTTGCCACGAACCCCACCGGGAGACCGGCCGCGATCCCGAAAAGCAGCCCGACGAGGACGCGGGTGGTCCAGGTGACCTTCGTGAACAGCAGCACGCCCAGCGCGAGCAGCAGCACGAGGCATCCTACGAGAAGTCCGAGCCCGAGCCCGTTCCGCTCACCGAAGAGGAGCGTGCGCCGGCTCTCGCTGTTCATCGCGAAGTCGGGGAGGTAGTCCTTCGGGTTCCGCTTGAGAAAGTCGAAGATCTCCGTCTTCCCTGGGTTGGTGCCCGTGGCGAACGACGACCAGGACACCGGCGTCTGCGGTGGGTTGGTGGGCTCGAGCGGAGCGTACGTCCCCTCCTCCTGCAGCCTCGCGAGGTTCGGAAGCGCTCCTTGTTTCACCCATTCCTCGACCAGCCGGCTGTCGGCGCCGTCGAACCCGAGGACGACCACTTTGGGGCGCTCGGCGGCAGGCGCCGCGACCCCCAGCGCCACGAAGGCCAGCGCGGCCGGCACCCAAGGGAGCCCGTGCCCGGTTCGACGCATCCCACGCCTCCCAGCGCGGGCGGGTCCCGCGCCTCCGGAAAGACGAGAGAGTAGCATCGTTGGCGACCGCGGGCCGAGCGGCGCGCTCCCGTGCTAACATCCGCGCGGCCCCGCACGGTCGGCGGCCCATTCCACGGACGATGACCTCGGACCTCGCAGCCGATGCCCTTCCGCACTCCGACGAGGCGGAGCGATCCGTTCTCGGCGCGGTGCTCCTGGACAATCAGCAGCTCCACCGGGTCCAGGAGCTGCTGAGGCCGGAGTTCTTCTACGTTCCACGCCACCGCAAGATCTTCCGCAGCCTCCTTGCACTCGCGGAGGCGGGGGCGGCGCTGGACCTCGTGACCCTTCGAGCGGAGATGGAACGGGCGGGAG is a window from the Terriglobia bacterium genome containing:
- a CDS encoding tetratricopeptide repeat protein, with protein sequence MISTVLILALAAATAGAETAVPPTASADAAASRGDAYYHLMKARLAAGRNRLSDALGEIRAATGMVPQSAGVRAEAASLLLALGRAAEAERLARQAIEIDPGETAALRVLADLAARRALAGDPDPASRNEAIRLYEVLARSQDAEDDLFPILARLKLMAGDSAGAAEAARALASRRPGDASAARLLAQYLDRDGKKGDAVRGLASFIAANPGVEELIPLLGDLAREAGEWESVEAACSKVLESPPERPSARALRGEALLHLGRGREAIAELEKVRAAAPENRLVLFQLATAYGDVGRLTEAAGLLRDLARDLPDQVGVRLFLGEILSRQGDLDGAIESFQAALRSVAADEPDVSERRDGIRRRIAMMWLARQKTDEAAKALGALEKADEPSSLELRARLALETSDWKGAAALARQLREKGEVGAAAALEGETLVRSGRAEKAQAKFEEAARALGSGTWVRAAEAYRSAGHEEEGEKLLRGWTRKEPGSGEAHFALGAFLEREKKYDEADGELGEAIRLDPKDPVALNYLGYSLAERGRRLDDALGFVRSALEADPWNAAYLDSLGWVLFRMGRFSEARDPLERAATEFPRDATVLEHLGDLYERIGERDRAVSFWHRALDNGSPNSDALNTKIARAAAEPGREPGQPQDPSDPSRKAPPAALPGPR
- a CDS encoding PDZ domain-containing protein; amino-acid sequence: MSKGRMALLGVSGLLVLMLLGGGVLARVAPAEGTYRQVVLFSEVFSLVLDNYVDAVAPEGLLKGALDGMLEGLDAQGAYLSPEEVVRWKEAKGLGAADPGVTVVKAYGALQVAAVVPGSPAETAGIGRGDQIRRIEGRSLRDLSVEQSLRMLRGEPGSSVRLTILHTRDAFKREELTLRRALRTDRPERLEVRDGIGVLTVSDLRRVSPEALAADLKGARERGVDKLLIDLRYVADASPRDVLGVAGLFAPGDLLILKERGGRAVETLKAGGSGNVWSGALGVLVNGGTAGGAEALAEVLHSRRKATVYGEPTYGLGAEPKLFELPDGSGLLVSALLWETAGGRGWNGDGVTPDKMLRPAGKPEDADEDQLKRALEDFRAAQSAEPLRKAA
- a CDS encoding M23 family metallopeptidase; this translates as MAELSSDRPRPRLAWALAAALLAATALGRGAPSRPAEERVDRLAVLQDEIVRLRAEMGTLGVREKGLLGEVAHLGAVLNLRAREAQWASLKLDGVRAGLAERRARIAALDAAQSSRRRALAARVREIYERGADVEARRLLGGGSVEAYLEGLHYASFLSQRDAKLLEGWREDGRRLREESGAMAEEERGLERVRTAATSAAAEFEKSRADRARLLEGIQADRAKHQEAIEELERAARELGKLVEAVGGEAHGPVLDVRKFFGLLDWPADGPISAAYGDSVHPRFHTVVRHPGLDIDSPEGASFRAVFDGRVVFASWLHGYGLTAIVDHGNDFVSVYAHASILLVAPGDDVTRGQVLGRVGDTGSLRGAYLYFETRNKGKPVDPLAWLRRR
- a CDS encoding alkaline phosphatase family protein, with translation MRRTGHGLPWVPAALAFVALGVAAPAAERPKVVVLGFDGADSRLVEEWVKQGALPNLARLQEEGTYAPLEPTNPPQTPVSWSSFATGTNPGKTEIFDFLKRNPKDYLPDFAMNSESRRTLLFGERNGLGLGLLVGCLVLLLALGVLLFTKVTWTTRVLVGLLFGIAAGLPVGFVAKRFLPAEMPTAVNNRKGRTMWELASEAGLKVQVIRVPATFPAEKVGHGHMLSGLGVPDMRGRVGTPSFYTSNPEFRPGDNEFSLELIRLPGRRGRIETSLIGPFNKPFYDYVVDRKTAGTGPVERAEARRRVRQDLDDAGVRRRIDLPMVLDVTDGACAITVAGQTKTLRVGDWSDWFTFDFPVNWVIDAAAPLRGIGRFKLLRLDPDVELYLSPVNFHPCCHPVAFSWPPSYSEDLFKRFGLYKTIGWPEDTWSLPSGIGDESLFLEDMYFTVDKDEEILKGLLGDHRDDLYVQIFYFTDRIGHLFWQFLDPGHPLYDPKKAARYEPEVLKAYRRMDEMIGKARELAGKDALFIVCSDHGFSSFRRGVNYNTWLVRNGFMTLKGQNETTNLAKLFDTRDLFASVDWSRTKAYALGLGSIYVNLSGRERDGIVMPGEEYEKVRRDIKHGLETMVDETTGQHPVTRVWTREEMYTGFNPDLIPDLRAGSNLNYRVSWQTSLGGVPPDLIEDNRKAWSGDHCSNDPELVRGIFFCNRKINTPAPRMVDIMPTVLKALGVPIPPEVDGRALF